The Luteitalea sp. DNA segment CCGCTGGCCCAACACTGGCTGGCCCAGAACCAGCTGGCCCAGATCCAGCTGGCACTGGGCAGGTGGCCGTGGGTGAGCTCACGGCACTCGTCGCAGGCCGTGAGGCGCGCAGCATCTACCACAAGAATCTCCGCCCGGTCACGTATGTCACGGGCGACGTCGCGGGCGGCCACGAGAGCCCCGTATACGCAATTCTGCAAATGAACCGTTCGCTTGCCACGGTAAGCACGCCAGACGGGTCCACCTTCGAGATCTACAACACACGCCAGCCAGAGGACAGCGCCTGCTACGCGATGAAGTGGGACGGCGAATGGCACATCACCTACGAGGTGTTTCGTGATCTCGGCCTCGCATTTGCCGTGGTGCTCATCCTCATCTACATCCTCGTGGTGGGCTGGTTCCAGTCCTTCACCACACCGCTCGTTATCATGGCGGCCATCCCGTTCTCGCTCGTGGGGATTCTTCCGGCGCACGCGGCGATGGGCGCCTTCTTCACCGCCACGTCGATGATCGGGTTCATCGCGGGCGCAGGCATCGTCGTACGAAACTCGATCATCCTGGTGGACTTCATCGAGCTGCGCCTGCGCGACGGAATGCCGCTGGCGGACGCCGTTGTCGACGCCGGCGCCGTTCGCTTTCGGCCGATGGCCCTGACCGCCGCCGCCGTCATCGTCGCGGCCACGGTCATCCTGTTCGATCCGATCTTTCAGGGCCTCGCCATCTCGCTGATGGCCGGCGAGGTGGCCTCGCTGCTGCTGTCACGGATGACCGTGCCCGTCATCTACTACCTGGTGAACCGGCGGCACCTCGTCCAGCAACCAGCCACGACCGCTGCGTAAGGTCGCGAAATTCTTACCGTGCTGAAACACAGACGGAACCCAAGGAGGGCGTGATGGAGAATATGAACATCGAACGGATGCTGCGGCTCATTGCGGGCTTCTTCGTCGCGGCCAGCGTGCTCGCCGGTATCTACGTGCACCCGTACTTTTTCTGGTTCACCCTGTTTGTCGGCTCGAACCTGTTCCAGTCGGCCTTCACCAACTGGTGCCCGATGATGGCCCTGTTGAGGCGGGCTGGCGTTCGGGGCTAGTCCCAATGCTGTTCACTTAGCGCCCGACCTAAAGGTCGGGCCTACACAAGTCAGCGGCAGATCGGGCAAATGTAGGCCCGACCTTTAGGTCGGGCGTCTGCGTCAGTACCTAAAATGAACAGCATTGCGGTTAGGGGAGATGGCCGCGGTCGTGGCCCACGAGGTCAAGAACCCGCTCGCGGGTGTTCTGGGGTCCCTGCAGATTGTGCGGACGCATCTGGTCTCTGAGGGATCGGATGCGCAGGTGGTCGAGCTGATGGCCGCGCGCCTGCGGGCGCTCAACGCGATGGTGGATGAACGTCCTGAAGTGTGCGCGCCCGAAACCGCCCACGTTCGCGAGCGTCTGCGTGCACAGGCTGCTGCGTGATACCGCGTGGTTGTTGCGAAGCGAAGAGCGCCTCTCCGGTGTGACCGTCGATATCCAGGGCCACGATGACGTGGTGCTGCCCGCAGATTCAGAGCAGCTCCAGCAAGCGTTTCTCAACCTGTTCATGAATGCTGCGCAAGCCATGGGCAACAGCGGAGTGATTCGAGTCACGGTTCAGGCAAAGGGCGACCGGTGCGAGGTCGCGATTGCGGACCACGGCCACGGTGTGCCCCGCGATCTGCGCGACAGGATCTTCGAGCCGTTCTTCACCACCAAGACCCGCGGCACCGGCCTTGGGCTCGCCATCGTCAAGCGAATCGTGGAGCGCCACGGCGGCAGCGTCGATCTCGCCTCCTCGTCCGAGCGCGGCACCACGGTCGTCGTGACACTTCCTCTGGCGCCCTCCGTCTGAGCACCTTGCACCGTGCACCGATTCGACAGCACGGTCGACCTTCAGGTGGGTGCGACGCCCGCGCGCTCGTTGTTCCGGTGTCAGGGTCATGGTCGCATGCTTGCGGTGCCCGGCCGAACAGGACTGCTGATCGAAGGCTGCCTTCCAGGTCCGCGTTACGATCAGCACGTCGGTCGGGTCCAAAACAATATGGATGTCGACGTCCGGAGGGAGCATCCACCGGCGATGCGATGTGTTCTGTATAAGACAAGCAAACAGCGGAAATACGTTCTATTATGTGAGATTAGTACTGTACAACAGAACGGCCTCCGTACCGGCCGAGGTACAGAGCATGAGCGGGCAGGCGGCATCGTCTGCGGTGTAGCGACATCAGTCCCGATGGTCCGGCGTTTCAATATGGGTCGCGGGCAGGCCGCGCCGCGAGTGCGCACCGGCTCCGACTCCAATGGTATGTTGACCGTCACATGCGTTCCTCCAGGCAGAATCATCAGCCGCTCGGCTACAACATTGAAGTCATCGACAAGCTCGTCCGCGTTCTAGAGATCCTTCGCGACGCGCCCGGCGGCCTGACGCTGCAGGACATCACCCTGCAAACGGGCTATGTGAAGAGCTCGATTCACCGGACGCTCGGCAGTCTCAAGTGGCACGGCTACGTCGAGCAGCCGATCCCTGGCGGGCCGTACCAGCTGGGCATCAAGTGCCTCCTGCTGGCGCGCGGCTTCACGGCCAACGTGGAGCTGCTGCCGTTTGCGAGGCCGTATCTGCGCGAGATCGTCGATGCATTCGACGAAAGCGCGTACCTCGCGATTCTGCGGGCTGGTCGCGGCATCTTCGTGGACGTGTGTGAGCCCCGGCGCCGCAATCTCCGGCTCGTGGGCCCGCTGGGCGCCGACGTGCACTTCCACGCGACGGCCGCCGGGAAAGTGCTCGCCGCCTATCTTCCGGCGTCGGTGCGGGCCCGACTGCTCTCGCAGATTCAGCTCGACCCGCTCACGCCACGGACCCTGACAAGGCGTGCCGAAGTCGAGAACGAATGGGAGAACGTGGCGCGGCGGGGCGTTGCCTTCAACCAGGAGGAGACGATCATTGGAGCGATCTTCTTAGCCGGCCCGATCTTCGACGCTGAGCGCGCCGTCTGCGGCTGCATCAGTGTGGGGATTCCGAAAGTCCGCTACTCGCGTGCGCTCGGACAACAGGTCGCAAAGGTGCTCAAGGACTCCTGCCGGCGTCTGTCCGACATGCTCGGCGCGGCCGCCTACGTCCACGAGGATCGCCAACTCCACGAGTTGCACTGACCGGAGCGCAGCCACCGAAAGGCCTGGCCGCATTTCGGCTTCAGAAGGCAGCTCCAAGGCTGTCTGCGTGAGCCGGTCTGCTGCTGCCTGCAGGCCGCCCGTCGGAACGTGTCTGACATCCCCGCGGCGTACACGCACTCCCCGCCCACCGTTACCAAGGGACGAGATACCCGTAAATCTCGATCCAGTCGAGTCGCGAGCTCGCCGGTGTGCCGCCCCCGCGCATCACGTCGGTGAAACCGGTGGCAGCGATACGCTCGAGCGGTGGACGTTTGACTGGCCGTCCTTCGCTGATTGTCGCTGCGTCGAGTGTCCGCCACGTCAGGTCGGCCACGTCGAGCTCACGCACACGCCAGTCATCCGAGGCGGGCTCTGACTGGTCGCTGACCAGCCACCCGCCATCCGCGAGTTGGACGATCAGGTGCAAGTTGCGAAAGCCACTCTGCCGGCTGCGCCACCGGATCGATCCGCCCCGGCTGAGATCGACAAGTCCGGCCCGGTGTCGCAGCCCGACCGCCCACGTGTCTAAGGCTTCGCCGGACCAGACGTAGTACGGGTCATCGGCTGGCTGGTCGTGATGGCTCTTCTTGATCCTGGCGTTGCCCGGTCCGAACAGCAGGAGCCTGAGGTCGGGATGCGCGACGTGTGCCTGCGTGACCGGCCGTGCAGCGGGCGTCTCCCGCCAATCTTCGCGCGCGAGTAGCGGCGCCCGCTGGATCCCGTCGGTGTGGGCAGGTAGAAACAGGGCTAGTAAAACGCCAATCAGGCGAGGGGACACAGGACCTCCTCCGGCGCCTCTCCAGCAGCGTGATACGCGAGCCATCGCGCCCAGCGCATGAGATCACCTACCGCATCCTGCCTTCTGTGCGATGGGCCAGACGACATCGTTCGGTGGCCTCCTCAGTCGCGCGGCCCCCTGCGCCGGTCAGGTCGCTGTCGCGACCGGAACGCGCGTACCCGACGCGATCGCCTGGTTGGCGGCCAGGCACGCTGCGGCGATGTGCGACGCCATGTCCACGCCACAGCGAAGATCTGTTCCCACCCGGATGGCCGAACAGAACGTCTGGATCTCGAGCCGATAGGGCAACAGGCGGTCTTCATCGCCGCCGTTGCCGACCTGGGCTCGT contains these protein-coding regions:
- a CDS encoding helix-turn-helix domain-containing protein — translated: MRSSRQNHQPLGYNIEVIDKLVRVLEILRDAPGGLTLQDITLQTGYVKSSIHRTLGSLKWHGYVEQPIPGGPYQLGIKCLLLARGFTANVELLPFARPYLREIVDAFDESAYLAILRAGRGIFVDVCEPRRRNLRLVGPLGADVHFHATAAGKVLAAYLPASVRARLLSQIQLDPLTPRTLTRRAEVENEWENVARRGVAFNQEETIIGAIFLAGPIFDAERAVCGCISVGIPKVRYSRALGQQVAKVLKDSCRRLSDMLGAAAYVHEDRQLHELH
- a CDS encoding AcrB/AcrD/AcrF family protein produces the protein RQAPHMADLQVNLRPKSDRRTQSHAIAGRVRERITPMARQLGARIQVAEVPPGPPVLQTLVAEVYGPDPDQRVALANTVRQTFETTPGVVDVDWYVEEEPPKSILRVDEEKAAAAGVSAGAVASVVNMAASGEVAGLLHDERSREDVPIVLRLPRALRDSVDTIRAVRLAGLAPAGPTLAGPEPAGPDPAGTGQVAVGELTALVAGREARSIYHKNLRPVTYVTGDVAGGHESPVYAILQMNRSLATVSTPDGSTFEIYNTRQPEDSACYAMKWDGEWHITYEVFRDLGLAFAVVLILIYILVVGWFQSFTTPLVIMAAIPFSLVGILPAHAAMGAFFTATSMIGFIAGAGIVVRNSIILVDFIELRLRDGMPLADAVVDAGAVRFRPMALTAAAVIVAATVILFDPIFQGLAISLMAGEVASLLLSRMTVPVIYYLVNRRHLVQQPATTAA
- a CDS encoding DUF2892 domain-containing protein: MNIERMLRLIAGFFVAASVLAGIYVHPYFFWFTLFVGSNLFQSAFTNWCPMMALLRRAGVRG